A DNA window from Acidobacteriota bacterium contains the following coding sequences:
- a CDS encoding serine hydrolase: protein MRKPTKRTWSAGLCVVALAAVAVLAATGQGQDQRTAMLARAAEAELDTEYVAPPGDPLSHHISGFAKTLCSAVFVTGLDADFAAENVGFFSGPYQHRRHVTRREVDQDGRRVHLTLPDGTVRTAKLNGDHGCVTLPVGEEDVFFDPVDIRTTLAPAETLPWPMGDRMPDGPLPMEIDGEKLQQAVDAAFDPEEGLTAAFVITHRGRLIAERYGPGITPHTPLESWSMGKSLTATLMGVLIQQGVYELHQPAPVPEWQTPGDPRQEIRISDILRMSSGLRFRGVADPDLDPSLGYPDHLYVYTGSANSFEWAATRPQQWPPNTIGRYRNSDPVLTNYLVRLGVEGRGDDYLSFPQRELFDKLGIRGFVLETDPYGNYLLQGYELAPARDWARLGNLYLQDGVWESERILPEGFVDFVSSVAPAWEADGRPIYGGFFWLNTTGTFPVPRDAYYMSGAGGQTTLIIPSHDLVVVRQGHYSGAGDGGRALRRALALLMEAAPES, encoded by the coding sequence ATGCGGAAGCCGACTAAACGGACGTGGAGCGCCGGGCTGTGCGTCGTGGCGCTCGCCGCCGTCGCGGTTCTTGCCGCCACGGGGCAGGGCCAGGATCAGCGAACGGCGATGCTGGCGCGAGCCGCCGAGGCGGAACTCGACACCGAATACGTCGCGCCGCCGGGCGATCCGCTCTCGCACCACATCTCCGGATTCGCCAAGACCCTCTGCTCGGCCGTCTTCGTAACCGGCCTGGACGCGGACTTCGCGGCCGAGAACGTCGGTTTCTTCAGCGGACCGTACCAGCACCGCCGCCATGTCACGCGGCGCGAGGTCGATCAGGACGGCCGGCGCGTCCACCTGACGCTGCCGGACGGCACGGTTCGGACCGCAAAGCTGAACGGCGACCATGGTTGCGTCACCCTGCCGGTGGGGGAGGAGGATGTCTTCTTCGATCCCGTCGATATCCGCACCACGCTCGCGCCCGCCGAGACCCTTCCCTGGCCGATGGGCGATCGGATGCCGGATGGTCCCCTGCCGATGGAGATCGACGGCGAGAAACTGCAGCAGGCGGTCGATGCCGCATTCGACCCGGAAGAGGGGCTGACGGCGGCGTTCGTCATCACCCATCGCGGCCGCCTGATCGCCGAGCGGTACGGCCCCGGCATTACGCCCCACACGCCGCTCGAGAGCTGGTCGATGGGGAAGAGCCTGACCGCGACGCTGATGGGCGTGCTGATTCAGCAGGGCGTGTACGAGTTGCATCAACCCGCGCCGGTCCCGGAGTGGCAGACACCCGGCGACCCACGCCAGGAGATCCGGATCTCCGACATCCTCCGCATGTCGAGCGGCCTGCGCTTCCGCGGCGTCGCCGACCCGGACCTCGATCCGTCTCTTGGCTATCCGGATCACCTCTACGTCTACACCGGCTCGGCCAACTCCTTCGAGTGGGCGGCGACCCGCCCGCAGCAGTGGCCGCCCAACACCATCGGCCGCTACCGCAACTCCGACCCGGTGCTGACCAACTACCTCGTGCGTCTCGGCGTCGAAGGCCGGGGCGATGACTACCTTTCGTTCCCGCAGCGCGAACTGTTCGACAAGCTGGGCATCCGCGGCTTCGTCCTGGAGACCGACCCCTACGGCAACTACCTGCTGCAGGGCTACGAGCTGGCTCCGGCCCGCGACTGGGCGAGGCTGGGCAACCTCTACCTGCAGGACGGCGTCTGGGAGAGCGAGCGGATCCTGCCCGAGGGCTTCGTCGACTTCGTGAGCAGCGTCGCCCCCGCCTGGGAAGCGGACGGGCGGCCCATCTACGGCGGGTTCTTCTGGCTCAACACGACCGGCACGTTCCCCGTGCCGCGGGACGCCTACTACATGTCGGGCGCGGGTGGGCAGACCACGCTGATCATCCCGTCGCACGATCTGGTCGTCGTCCGCCAGGGCCACTACAGCGGAGCGGGTGACGGGGGCCGCGCGTTGCGCCGCGCCCTGGCCCTCCTGATGGAAGCCGCCCCGGAGAGCTGA
- a CDS encoding c-type cytochrome yields MWNSRMPTSGPDLRRRGGMAVRWTGWAAIAALGAGCLVFPAAARAQPDDAAISDRGQQLYAEHCTRCHGATGEGNPPTFPALSGNNQLEDAARIVQVIGQGSGNMPPFPTLTTADIAALASYVRNAWTNSFGGVSADTVAAEASLSADADRTTSVWDGVFTDDQAVRGQSAYSGACSFCHGRRLNGAPDDPDMRSSPPLARARFLREWEGRSLATLYEYTRLTMPEDNPNSLADEEYADIIAYLLSASGMPAGDDELAPDSRSLARIVIRQQQ; encoded by the coding sequence ATGTGGAACTCTCGGATGCCGACATCTGGTCCTGATCTTCGTCGCCGGGGCGGGATGGCGGTGCGCTGGACGGGATGGGCCGCCATCGCCGCCCTGGGTGCTGGCTGTCTCGTCTTTCCTGCCGCCGCCAGGGCGCAGCCCGACGACGCCGCGATCTCCGACCGGGGGCAGCAGCTCTACGCCGAGCATTGCACGCGGTGCCACGGCGCCACGGGCGAAGGGAATCCCCCGACATTTCCGGCCCTGAGTGGCAACAACCAGCTCGAAGACGCCGCCCGGATCGTCCAGGTCATCGGCCAGGGTTCGGGCAATATGCCACCGTTTCCGACCCTGACCACGGCGGACATCGCGGCTCTGGCGAGTTACGTCCGCAACGCGTGGACGAACAGCTTCGGCGGTGTGTCGGCAGACACGGTCGCCGCGGAAGCAAGTCTGTCCGCGGATGCGGACCGGACCACGTCCGTCTGGGACGGCGTCTTCACCGACGACCAGGCGGTGCGGGGCCAGTCCGCGTATTCCGGCGCGTGCAGTTTCTGCCACGGCCGGCGACTGAACGGAGCGCCGGACGATCCCGATATGCGGTCCTCGCCCCCGCTGGCGCGGGCGCGGTTCCTCCGCGAGTGGGAGGGACGGTCGCTGGCGACCCTCTACGAGTACACGCGCCTGACGATGCCCGAGGACAATCCGAACTCTCTGGCCGACGAAGAGTACGCCGACATCATCGCCTACCTGCTCTCGGCCAGTGGAATGCCGGCCGGAGATGACGAACTCGCGCCCGACTCACGGAGCCTGGCGCGCATCGTCATCCGGCAGCAGCAATAG
- a CDS encoding FAD-dependent oxidoreductase has translation MSKKRNPDRDDPRIANERGVSRRDFVRTGTAAGLGAGALLTPDPANAQATAGRGEDIDWDYEVDVVVAGGGCAGLTAAIRARDLGASVLVVDQNFDLGGRMLHSGSFVSLGGGDPVQRRDMRGEGDKEGLIQVDPVEAPEELDDSVDLLFTDLTDWSVVDGKAQSPYRYNERELSRSWAENCPATRQFLMDNYVRFTRVNGTHGGGGLSRARGARCFLMLGDRTDMKAGTITPEDAGVADPERTSAFAPVQMNDARRFVGPGAVSNGVALSRPLEFSAREKGVEFMLHRRFADLIREQPFAGRIVGVTAHYSPRRHPETGEILQSYWQNGNIDERRETVTIRARRGVILASGGHAGNPQVRSMFYPAMREPAFPTSGVALQGPHGQDASALVAGLKVGANLAGMQQNLSYPTTFHISTRLGTRDAYTTMMPGHPTFGFRGSAGVNVGSAGFEEFIAVNQVGKRFFNEVRLPARPRGSRYPGDGAAPGQGLDHKPLDWRNCQQKWVREMYDYDHGLDAALAMNEGSEPPDYYSGPLWAIFDEEAVERTGWELRHPYVADNGYFFQADTLEELAEKIAAGHEFQRVPLRYLAETVARWNDCVDAGADPEFEREADAPMYRIERPPFYALSIMVIWHDSYGGLRVNGRQQVVDMQGQVIPGLYAGGEAVGGFNKHGLGKGHVQGYIAGTHAAEEPHG, from the coding sequence ATGTCGAAGAAACGTAACCCTGACCGCGACGATCCGCGCATCGCGAACGAGCGCGGGGTCAGCCGGCGTGACTTCGTCAGGACGGGGACGGCGGCCGGACTGGGGGCCGGCGCACTGCTGACGCCAGACCCGGCGAACGCGCAAGCCACCGCCGGACGCGGTGAGGACATCGATTGGGACTACGAAGTGGACGTCGTCGTCGCGGGGGGCGGGTGCGCAGGTCTGACCGCCGCCATTCGCGCGCGAGACCTCGGGGCCAGCGTGCTGGTGGTCGATCAGAACTTCGACCTCGGCGGCAGGATGCTGCACAGCGGGTCCTTCGTCTCGCTCGGCGGCGGCGATCCGGTTCAGCGCCGCGACATGCGGGGCGAGGGCGACAAGGAGGGATTGATACAGGTCGATCCCGTCGAGGCGCCGGAGGAGCTCGACGACAGCGTCGACCTGCTGTTCACCGACCTCACCGACTGGTCGGTCGTCGACGGGAAGGCCCAGAGCCCGTACCGGTACAACGAGCGGGAACTCTCCCGCTCGTGGGCAGAGAACTGCCCGGCCACGCGGCAGTTCCTCATGGACAACTACGTCCGGTTCACGCGAGTCAACGGCACCCACGGCGGCGGCGGCCTGTCGCGAGCGCGAGGCGCGCGCTGCTTCCTCATGCTGGGTGACCGGACAGACATGAAGGCAGGCACGATTACCCCGGAGGACGCAGGCGTCGCGGACCCGGAACGAACGAGCGCCTTCGCACCCGTGCAGATGAACGACGCGAGACGCTTCGTCGGCCCCGGCGCCGTGAGCAACGGCGTGGCCCTTTCCCGGCCGCTGGAGTTCTCGGCGCGGGAGAAGGGCGTCGAGTTCATGCTGCATCGCCGCTTCGCCGACCTCATTCGTGAACAGCCCTTTGCCGGCAGAATCGTGGGCGTCACAGCCCATTACTCGCCGCGGCGCCACCCCGAGACCGGCGAGATCCTGCAGAGCTACTGGCAGAACGGCAACATCGACGAGCGGCGCGAGACGGTGACGATCCGTGCACGCCGAGGCGTCATTCTGGCGAGTGGCGGTCATGCCGGCAATCCGCAGGTCCGGAGCATGTTCTACCCCGCGATGCGGGAGCCTGCGTTCCCCACGAGCGGCGTCGCCCTGCAGGGCCCGCACGGCCAGGATGCCAGTGCGCTCGTCGCCGGTCTGAAGGTGGGCGCCAATCTGGCCGGAATGCAACAGAACCTTTCGTATCCCACCACCTTTCACATCTCGACCCGTCTCGGCACGCGAGACGCCTACACAACGATGATGCCCGGGCATCCGACCTTCGGCTTCCGGGGCTCCGCGGGCGTCAACGTCGGCAGCGCCGGCTTCGAGGAGTTCATCGCGGTGAACCAGGTCGGCAAACGCTTCTTCAACGAGGTCCGTCTGCCCGCCAGGCCCCGCGGGAGCCGATACCCCGGCGATGGCGCCGCCCCGGGGCAGGGCCTCGACCACAAGCCGCTCGACTGGCGCAACTGCCAGCAGAAGTGGGTCCGGGAGATGTACGACTACGACCACGGCCTCGACGCCGCGCTGGCCATGAACGAGGGCTCGGAGCCCCCGGACTACTACTCGGGTCCGCTGTGGGCCATCTTCGATGAGGAGGCGGTCGAGCGCACCGGGTGGGAGCTCCGCCATCCCTACGTGGCCGACAACGGCTACTTCTTCCAGGCCGACACCCTCGAGGAACTGGCCGAGAAGATTGCCGCCGGCCACGAGTTCCAGCGGGTGCCGCTACGTTATCTGGCCGAGACGGTGGCCAGGTGGAACGATTGCGTGGACGCCGGCGCCGATCCCGAGTTCGAACGCGAGGCGGACGCGCCGATGTATCGCATCGAGCGGCCGCCGTTCTATGCGCTGTCCATCATGGTGATCTGGCACGACTCCTATGGCGGACTGCGGGTCAACGGCCGGCAGCAGGTCGTGGACATGCAGGGCCAGGTCATTCCGGGCCTCTACGCCGGAGGCGAGGCGGTGGGAGGATTCAACAAGCATGGCCTCGGCAAGGGCCACGTCCAAGGCTATATCGCCGGCACGCACGCCGCCGAGGAACCCCACGGGTAG
- a CDS encoding ATP-binding protein: protein MQLLREHYLDRLRQFLDAPVITAVTGIRRAGKSVLLRQFADALRSERQVVYVDKESLEFEPVRTARDLIDHVNSTTHRNEPRVVIVDEVQEIDGWERAIASLNGEHKTQVVLSGSNARLLSAELATLIAGRYVTLRVFPLTLREFGELYRQRPNASLDDAGLFHLYLRVGGLPGVLHTDLSDPVVDQMLGDMVNTIAIRDVIRRHRIRDVALFEAITRFAVDSVGSPVSAKRIADFMKSQRRTTAVDTVLNYLAHLGDAFLLEAVPRFDLRGRKLLQVNHKYFLGDVGLRNGIVGYRESDIGGVLENLVFLELRRRGYTVTVGIAGKHEIDFVAEKRSGRCYVQVAYLLESRATIARELNAFDAVRDAYPRVLLSLDPHQPADFEGVRHQSLTTFLRGAPLGASTAT, encoded by the coding sequence ATGCAGCTCCTGAGAGAGCACTACCTCGACCGGCTTCGGCAGTTCCTCGACGCACCCGTGATTACCGCAGTCACGGGCATCCGGCGCGCCGGCAAGAGCGTGCTGTTGCGACAGTTCGCAGACGCCCTGCGCAGCGAGCGGCAGGTCGTCTACGTCGACAAGGAATCGCTGGAATTCGAGCCCGTGCGCACGGCCCGCGACCTGATCGATCACGTCAACTCAACGACGCACCGCAACGAGCCACGCGTCGTGATCGTCGACGAGGTGCAGGAAATCGATGGCTGGGAACGCGCGATCGCCTCCCTCAACGGCGAGCACAAGACACAGGTGGTGCTCTCGGGCTCCAACGCCAGGTTGCTTTCGGCAGAGCTTGCGACGCTGATTGCCGGCCGCTACGTCACGCTCCGGGTCTTTCCGCTCACGCTACGCGAGTTCGGCGAGCTGTACCGGCAACGCCCCAACGCGTCACTCGATGATGCGGGTCTGTTCCATCTCTACCTGCGCGTCGGGGGGCTGCCAGGCGTGCTCCACACCGACCTCAGCGACCCGGTGGTTGATCAGATGCTGGGCGACATGGTGAACACGATCGCCATCCGGGACGTGATCCGACGGCACCGGATCCGCGACGTCGCGCTCTTCGAAGCGATAACGCGCTTCGCCGTCGACAGCGTCGGCAGTCCAGTGTCCGCCAAGCGCATCGCCGACTTCATGAAGAGCCAGCGCCGAACAACCGCGGTGGATACGGTGCTCAACTATCTGGCTCATCTGGGCGATGCGTTCCTGCTGGAGGCAGTTCCCCGCTTCGATCTTCGTGGCCGGAAGCTGCTCCAGGTCAATCACAAGTACTTCCTGGGCGACGTAGGGCTGCGTAACGGAATCGTCGGCTACCGCGAGAGCGACATCGGCGGAGTCCTCGAGAACCTCGTGTTCCTGGAGCTGCGGCGTCGAGGCTACACGGTGACGGTCGGTATTGCCGGCAAGCACGAGATCGACTTCGTGGCGGAAAAGCGATCCGGGCGTTGCTACGTGCAGGTGGCCTATCTGCTCGAGTCGCGGGCCACCATCGCGCGCGAGCTCAACGCCTTCGACGCCGTCCGGGACGCTTATCCGCGGGTGCTGCTCTCGCTCGACCCGCATCAGCCGGCCGACTTCGAGGGCGTCCGGCACCAGTCGTTGACCACTTTTCTTCGGGGTGCGCCCCTCGGCGCGTCGACCGCCACATAA
- a CDS encoding carboxypeptidase regulatory-like domain-containing protein, with protein MADCGSTAGSRSWTCRARSFRASTPEARRWEDSTSMASARATSKAISPARTPPRNPTGRSPYPGDGRPAMAAVEDHVESHDTRVVVWDVPPAIVRGKSFAIRLGVACSARCGLTGLAVVVRDHHGNRRTMATLGDAPWSGTDALHHAQVALNAPDTEGLYHWEASALTDDLPIAHTDSRARFGVRVVAPPACQVTVVVVDAQSGTPVEGARVVAQPYRAVTDDRGRAGMHVPAGEYRLFVSGKGYVPFRFEGEVTADRTIRAELTRDVELSDADIWS; from the coding sequence ATGGCGGACTGCGGGTCAACGGCCGGCAGCAGGTCGTGGACATGCAGGGCCAGGTCATTCCGGGCCTCTACGCCGGAGGCGAGGCGGTGGGAGGATTCAACAAGCATGGCCTCGGCAAGGGCCACGTCCAAGGCTATATCGCCGGCACGCACGCCGCCGAGGAACCCCACGGGTAGGTCCCCTTACCCCGGAGATGGCCGGCCGGCCATGGCTGCTGTGGAAGACCACGTCGAATCGCACGACACGCGCGTAGTCGTCTGGGATGTGCCACCGGCCATCGTGCGCGGGAAGTCCTTTGCCATCCGGCTCGGTGTCGCCTGCTCCGCCCGGTGCGGGCTTACCGGTCTGGCGGTGGTAGTGCGTGACCACCACGGCAACCGGCGGACGATGGCTACCCTCGGGGACGCCCCCTGGTCCGGCACCGACGCGCTGCATCATGCGCAGGTCGCCCTGAACGCCCCGGACACTGAAGGTCTGTACCACTGGGAAGCCTCGGCGCTGACGGACGACCTGCCGATCGCACACACCGACAGTCGAGCGCGCTTCGGCGTCCGCGTCGTGGCCCCGCCGGCCTGCCAGGTGACCGTCGTCGTCGTCGACGCGCAGAGCGGGACGCCGGTAGAGGGCGCAAGGGTGGTTGCGCAACCGTATCGGGCGGTCACGGATGACCGCGGCCGGGCGGGAATGCACGTTCCGGCCGGCGAATACCGGCTCTTCGTGTCCGGCAAGGGCTACGTCCCTTTCCGCTTCGAGGGAGAAGTGACGGCCGACAGGACCATTCGCGCCGAACTGACACGGGATGTGGAACTCTCGGATGCCGACATCTGGTCCTGA